Sequence from the Trachemys scripta elegans isolate TJP31775 chromosome 5, CAS_Tse_1.0, whole genome shotgun sequence genome:
AGATAGATTTTATATCTAGTTACATTGGTTCAAACCCTTAATAATATCGATGCACTTAATCTGTTTAAGCGTGATTTAATCTAGTTAATTGATTTCAAATGGTTACATGCATCTACAAGGTAGCATGATCCACTGGATTAGGTGCTGGACTAGGACCCTGGAGCTAGGTTCTATTCCCTACTCTGCgatcttgggcaaattacttcacctctctgccccagtttccccatctgtaaaatggggataatgatcctgtgTAAAGCACTGTATAAGGTCTAGGTATTATACTAACCATTTGCACCCCAGTCTAATAGATAAATTAAAAATTGATGCAGTTAATGTACTGTTAATTTTTCTAAGAAAGATGATTACGGGTTTGTCTAAGAGAGGGAAGTCTTAATTCAGTAAAGAAAAATCAAGTAGAAAGCATAACCCTactccttttttctcttttaaatgaaaaaagcatTTCACACATAAATgcgttttttaaaacaaaaaaccctcagacCCATTTTTACCCTTTCTAAGCAGCCTTTAAATAGGAGGAAACCATTCTCTTACATATATATTTAGAGGTCTTGAAATGTTTTATCATTTAATGCAAAAACATGTTAATTACAGACCACCAAATATCAGTTTAAGACTTCTGAGTCACCATCCATCTCAAGGAACATGTGATATCTTTAGGGGTGGACTGGTATATAAAGGGATGAAATAGTGTAATACTTAAATAGACATAACTCACTAAGCATATGGGatgaaaatctgttttacaaCAGCAAAAACTGGACTGTGGGAACATTTAACTATATTACATATCAGAGAAAATTACTCTCAGAGAGCCAAgtaattatttgaaaataaaatcacttattccagaatagttaTGCTGGTCAATTTCCTCATGCAAAGACCTAATTCTCATTGGCTGTTTCAAAATACAGTACAGACAAAGACTTAGTATAAGCCATGAGGTCAAATACCTAAACCACAACCTTCCTTGTTAGTAAAAGAGAGGCTGAAAGGGGAAAGGGACAAAGGTACGATAGCAATACAGATGCACGACCGATGAAGTTTCAGGGTGAGAGTTCTGGAATCCTCTCCTTTTTCTTTGCTGTAAACTAAATGACCACAGAATCATTAGCTCACACATGGAATCAGTAATAACAAATACAGAATGGACAATGACCAAGTAGTGGCAGGAAACTGAATCCTAAACATACTTTCAAGTCCCATCCTAGGAAGATGCTTGGTATATCACACATACCTTTGAGAAATTCTAAGTATTTCTGCCTCATCAGCACTTTGATTAACTTGTCATGATAATGAAGTATTTTGAATTGACACAAGAGCAGTGGGGCACTACCTTTGTCTGCAGAGGTTCAGTATCCTACTGATAAGAGATCATTTGTAAGAATGGAATTGCAGTTTATTATCCAACCTCAAGGCATAAAACTAACAATCTACCATAATAGTATTTATCAGCTACATATTTTATGGCCCAAATACTATAGGGCAATGAAGTCAGTGTGCATCTTGCAGAGCAGACAGGATTGGAGAAGCACACTAGTGCTCTAGGAATGACTTCAAGCTTGCATACAGATGTGTAAACGTGAGTTGCAGTAGCTTCTGAAGCAACTTCTCCAAAACCAAGTGGAATTTCAAACAAGACTtataagaaaatattattttcaatgtACAATATTCACAAGGTAAAAATCCAGAAATGCACATTTTAGCATTTATATACAGATTGCAACGGTAAGTGCTCTTCTTCACGAAGCATGATTCACTTTTTCTAAGTGAATTCCCTATACTTATGTAAGTCATATGGTTTATTTTCTCTACTTTTAAGGGTTAGTGACTGAAATTATTTAGTTAATGACTTCAGCAATTTGCTACATATAAAAATTCAGAGACAGTGCTATTTGAACTCCACCTTTCAGAATAACTGAGAATCTCAAAAGCACAATgatttgttaaaaatgaaaaatcattaacTCTGAAACAGTAACACTAATTTTATGCAAAGGTGAAATTAAACACCTTTAACAGTTAAACACACTTTCTGCTAGTCTTCAGAATAAAACACGTACAGCAAGAAAATAGATTCAACCACCTTCTTCCATATTAATTGCTGTTTATTTCACAGTGCTTTGTACAAAACATTGAGAACAGATAAATATCCAGATATTTTCTGATACCCTGTTCATCATTTCCTTGTGGATTACAATTATCGCTCAATCACTTCTTCGAGCATATCTTCAACCTAGGAAAAAAACATACTTGTAAGGTTGACATGGAAAATGAAATATGTTCAATAAGTGTGATTACATGTTTTCTCTGTGTTCATTCCATTTTTAGCTGCACAGAGACATTTATAGAAAATTGAAGAGAAAGTGACCATCAACTGTGGGGTTTCCCaacaaaaaatgttcttttaaagctGCATATTAACTGCCTCTGAACGAATATCTGTCAGTTAATTATATGTTTTATAACAGTAAagtaaataaattacatttcaaCACAGATAATGAGTGAAATATCCATTTCTGATTGGCATGATGAGGGCTATTATCTTTATATTTCAAAAAATCAAGTGGCCCAATTAATATGCATTGATTTAGAGTTGTGGTATCCTCTATGTAACCAGGGTATATAAAATACAAGGCACAGGAATACTCTGATAtgtgaaattaagaaaataatgaTTTCtcttatgggcctgattctacaatAAGCTGAACAGCTCCTTGAGACACCTTATTATCAAAACATATATATTATGGTACTGCCCATATGCCTCAATAAGGACTGAGGCCCCGTTGTCCTGGCCATCATACAAATGCTCCGACACACACCTGCAAAAAGAGAATTCAGGCCTTGGtgggcttacagtctaaaaaccaaacaaaggctTGGGAATGGTGATAAAACATACATGTAAATTAATATAGCGATGAATTGGCACAGTTATCttacttattatttgtgttggcctttttttcttttttaaaacctttaacgAGGGGTTGAgttagggaaggggggggggatagcGAGTAAGGGTAGGAAACAAGAAGAGGAAGAGTCAACTCTCATTGTTTAATTGGCAAGACAGGCCAGTAAGCACCTTTGAGGAGGTAGGCTTGTCTACAAAGAGATAAATCAGTCTATGTATTACCAGTCTGTATTTGTATACTTACTATGAACATCCTGTACATGCATCACgtttctccctctcttctcttctcctttcaTATTCCATTACATCTTCATTATGTTGCTTGAAGAGCTAGAAGATGACAGTATGATTAAAAAAAGCCATACGGGGAAGCAGCCAGCTGGAACCAGCATTattgtaaaaagaaataaaagtaagttTTAAGAGAGATAAAAATCTCCTGATTCAGGATATAAGCCAGTGTTTGACAATCAGAAGTTAGGAGGAGACTCCCTAGGAGGAAAGTTTACCCCACTACTATCCATAGGGAGGTTTCTTACACCTTCCACAGCAGCATCTTGCGCTTGGCACTgatagagacaggatactggatacCGGACAAATTGGGAACAGTGAAACATTCCTCTGACTGCTGCTTATTCTGCATAACATGTTCATTTTACAATTATTACATGCTCCCTTCACCTGTCATGTCTTGCCATTATCCTGGGCCATGATGTCTCTCAGGCAGAGAAATTTTATTTAAGAATTtgcacagtgccttgcacaatgctGCCCTAATAGTTGACGGGATAAAGCTTTAAACTAGCAAAAAAATATGAGTGTCTGATCCAGTCATAAAATTATGATTTTCCTAAtatattcaaaaagaaaaataaggttTTATTACAGCCCCTCCCTAAAACATGTCTAGTTTTTCTTAGAGCAGAAAAGAACATACTGTTAAACACCTCTACACATAGATATATACATGCCCACCCCTTGTCTGGGAGAGAAGTTGGTAGATCTGTAGAAAATCAATTCTTCAGTGTATGGTTGTTTGGAAAGTTGTAGCAAAGAGGAATAGCTTAGTGAATTTCTAGTTTTTAAAGGAATATTACAAACTACCTGAGTCTTCAGAGAGACATATTTGATCTATGTGTATTTCTTAAATCTTGACATTCCCTTCAGTTATCCTATCTATTACAGCAAATTAATAGGTATTTATGTACAACCTTCTCTTAACAGTAGCTACTGTTAAGATTTCTCTAGTGACTAGTTAAGTATAGCGTAACAACGTGAGAATACTTACTAGGACCCACAGAGCTGCAGTGGTGCCAAAAGTCAGTCCAACCTTTCCCCAGTTTGGTTTTGTATAGTCAGGTTTTCTTGCAATGAATGCAGAACGAGTCAATGCTAAAATATAGGAATTTTATACATGCACACATTAGTTTCTGTCAAGTCTATTTAGATTATCAAACCAATTCATGACAGTCTTGTCTGATCTGTATTATAAAAGATTTTCTGACAAACTATATTACTTGTGTAAATGGTCTTCCAGCCCTCTCATTTCACCCATTTCTGCAAAGATCATTCATTGAGCACAGGAATTCATCAAGGGAAGGATGAGAAGCAACAATGATAGCACAATTCTGACTATACCTATTTCCGTCCCTCTGGGAATATAGGATTGTACCCTACTATATTTTACTCAGTTGGTTGTCCCACTTTAGAAGTCCTAAGCAATGggtcttccaccacttccctacaTATATCATCACACTGTGTATTAGATCTAATCATCACaaagaggagaaagggaaaaagtCTTTATTATGGTGAAGATTATTTAATCAGGACTTCAAGAGTCAAAAAGTAAAAACACAACAAGAGCGAGAAGATGGGCATTTCCTGGGGGAAGCAGCTTAAGATACTCAGAGAGAGGTTAACCAATTATCTTTGATGATAAAAGTAATAAAACCTTTGTTGTCACCCTTTAGCTTAGCCAGAAAACCTTCCTAGAGacaattgtgtgtgtgaaataaaaACAGCTCCATGTAATACAGGCAATAATATTGTGCATTTCTATATAAGTGCCCTGTtgctattagggtgaccagatagcaagtgtgaaaaatcagcacAGGATGGGGGATaacaggcacctatataagacaaagccccaaatattgggactgtcccataAAATtgggaaatctggtcaccctagttgctaTAGTGATTGGTGCTCAGAACAAAGTAATAAAGACAATAAATAAGTTGTTATAATTTCTTTCATACAATTTTCTCAAAGCACCTTAAGTGTTTCAATATAAAAGGGGATTAGGATAAAGATTTTCCACTTATTATAAATGTTATATGcaaaggttaaaaatatttttaaaacgtAATCCTAATACTATGAGATAGGCAGTATTGTTAACCTGAGCCTGCCCAGAGATGGCAGTAAGAGAGGCTGAGGGCAAAAGCAGGGTAGGATTTGCCTCTGCCTGTTCCAAGGTATGTGTGAAAATATAAAGGAAGGACAGTCCGGCAATGAGTTGGTATAGAACTTCTCTGGGATTTAGAGGCAACATAGAAAGAAGGGTCAGAAAAGgtcatttgtttgtttgtgtccAAGCCTggccccatttaacagatgggctCATGGACATTGAAACTACACACACAGAATATGACGGGCAAATCCCGTAAGTGCTCCCCCTCTCCAAACCTCTTCCAAAGACCCAGCTCCTGGGGACCAGCAAAACCCGCTCTCTCCCCCAAGTCTGATCACCTACTTTCTGAGGCAGTAAAGGGCAAGTATATGCTAAATCCAGGACAAATCCTATGTCGCGGGCGAGCACCTACCGTGCAAACCCCTCCATGTGTACCAGCGCCTGCCAGCCTTTGCCGACATTCAAGACAACGCGGCCGCGCTCCGCTGAGCCGACATAGGACACGGGGCACCAAATAAGGGATCTCCCCGCACCgatcctgccagccaccccctGCCTCGGCCAGGGACAGCGGCGCGCACCGGCCCAGCGGGAGGCTGAAGGTCACTCGCAGCGCCAAGGCGGGGGGCCGCCAGCCCTCCCCACGGAGACCGTGAGCGGGGAGGGGGACATTACCGGGCACTGCTGGAGTTGGGGCCCGCCGCTCCCCTCCTCGCAGCTGCGGTCAGGTCTCCCCAGCCTCCATCCCCACCAGGGCGGGGCCCGCGCGCACTCACTGTGGTTCAGGCTCCCGGACGCCAGGAACAGCCGCCTCGCCAGCCCCAGCGGCGGCGCCATCTTCCCGGCCCAGCTCCACCCGCGCCGCCGCAGTCCGGCCTGAGCAGTCCGGGGACGAGGCTGTGGCGCGTAGGGCTCCCCCTGCTGCGGAGAAGCCCTGGCGCAGTACCCGGAAGCGGGAGACCTGTGATGCTCCTACCCAGCCCGTCTCCTTTAGCAGGGACCCTCACTCCTCTCCTGGCCGGGCTGCCGAGGCAACATCCTGCCACTCTCACTGAGGGGCTCGCGGGCTGCCTGGGGGCCCTGCGTCACTCGGTGGGTGggtgcagtgcttaatttgtgccagggcttggcagttcgtagccccaccacctctgggcttgctgcagcagttatgaatgtaaaaaaattgcttgagccctggcacctgtttcattacaaatgaagcacttGGTAGGTGTCCAACAGCCTGCCCACAGGAACGCCCTTCGCTGGCTGCACACATGTATAAAGCAGCATTGATCCACCCAACCCTCCCCGATAGTGTCTACCCTTTCATTTACCATTCAAAGCAAAGGGACAAATCAGTGTTCACTGCACCCTTCCTACTTCTGAGTATCTCTTCTTTAACTCATCTGCTTGATTTTAAATCATCCTCATTTTTTGGCCTTCTTTTGTAACCTACAAGTCTCATCCTCTAAGCACCATCTCTggagtttttcattttcttctgtatttttccACTTGAAACCTTCAATTAGAGAGTAGCAAATTGA
This genomic interval carries:
- the NDUFC1 gene encoding NADH dehydrogenase [ubiquinone] 1 subunit C1, mitochondrial, giving the protein MAPPLGLARRLFLASGSLNHTLTRSAFIARKPDYTKPNWGKVGLTFGTTAALWVLLFKQHNEDVMEYERRREEREKRDACTGCS